The region ttttgCCCTAATTTTTCACATATAAACAACTTTAGAAATGTAATCTAGGTGGGTGTAGATTgggttatttctttcttttgatattttttttggtctgttcatctttttttcatttttatgtgGGTTTTGGTTACAAGCCATGTCTCCATCACCTTCCGGTGGCGGCCATGGCTCTACTTCCTTCCAACGGCTTTTTCGTTCTCCACTGCCCCTCTCTCCTCCCTTTACTCCACCTCTCTCTCCTCTCCGAGTCTCCCCTCCTACTGAGGAAGCGGGAGTTGCTCCCTGCCACGTGAAATTTACACAACATAGGTTTAGATTAATTTATTGTTTACCATAATAATAGTATAAATATAAAAACCCAAACTCATATCAATTCTACCTGTTCCACTCAATCTCACCTACTCTGGTTGTTGgacaaaaaatgagaaaatcaCTGAAGAAAGAAGCATGGTATATTTTTCTtagtaatttaaaatttaaaaagaaatgaGTCAAGACTTAAAATGCATGCTTCACGTGATAGGAAACAACTCTATTCGTGGCCTCATTTTGCCTTGTAATATAAGCGCATGTAAGTTGGTTTGTAAACTTGATTGCTTGATGTGATTAATGGTCTTATATTAAATAGTTATCTTAATCTTTGTTGTTGCTTAATTCAACAAGATTGGGAAGTTATTTTAGCATTAACAGTGATTGTGCAGTTTTattgttatattattttttttttgaaaatataattacaATTATACATACACATATAAATAttatccaaatataatatcacaTGTTAATAATGTGCACATATTGTGCAATTATTAGTTTGAGAAGGTTTTGGTCTTTTTCTCACTGGTCCTGGTCCTCTTTTATCAATCGGTGATAAAACTGACACACTACTGTGGTGCTGTTCCAGAATTCGGTCCCCACCCTTTCTCATGTCTTTGCCAAACAACTTGACGCAGTATTTTTCAGTGGTTTTCCTCCTTGTTGCAATTTTCCATCATGGTAAAATCCACCGAAACAAACAATGTGGTAAAAAAAgtcttgtttttttgttttctttttgttgttCTTCACTTCTTGTTTGTTATGATTTCCAACCCACCagaaaaaactaaaaagaaatTGAGGGACCAATTTggattatattattataaaatctaaaatcaACATTGGTGGTCTAGATGGTACTTGTTGCAACTCAATTCCTTCGTCCAAGAGTTCAAATCCTGCTGTAACCAAATTCCAACATAAAGACTAAGAacttattttacattttttatttttatctctatgCTTTGTGATGACAATAACAAATGATATAGGAGGTGTTTTAGGGGATGTAATCGGTGTTTGGATTGGAGATTTTTATGCTGGAACGTTTACGGGTGATGGTCTTCTTTCTGAGATTCAAGCTTTTCAGATGAGTCTTTTGTTAGTCTGGAGGGGGAATTTTCAACGGGTTGTGTGGCATAGGTTGCGGAAGAAGTATAATTACCATTTGTACAGTAGTGCTATGTTGGATTAGCACTTCCTTCTTGTGCGTGACTAAGAAATCTTCACGTGCTTCATTGTTCTAATGAACCAGCGGATTGCCTTGCCGGACTTGGGGCAGAACTGCAATGTTTGTTGACAGAGTCAGATTCATCACCTGCTCCTATTTTCCCTTTTATGGTCCCTGATATATTAGTTTTGTAGTTTCTTTTTCATTACCTctcattcattaaaaaaatggttatatagatattttatttaccaattattatatttatcaagtcaaataaataaataaaatttataagcaagtcaaataaataaaaaaataaaatatagaggAAACAAATTCTAaatagagtttaattttgatgcatcgACGGTgtaccaatcagatttcaaaacagagattttctcacatccttaaaatctgattggttgacggtgtaaaaaaacttcgGTGCATCAAACATTTTCTCTTCTAAATAACCTTTGAGTTGTTCACATTTCAGTTTTCACAACCTCATCCCATTCTCTGTCTTCTAcgttgtttctctctctaacacAAACACACTGATAGATATGGCGGTGCAACAGTGGGAGACCCTAAAGGAGGCCATCGTGGCCTACACCGGCCTATCTCCGGCCACCTTCTTCACAGCCTTAGCACTTGTCTTCGCTATTTACTACGTCGTCTCTGGTCTCTTCGGTTCCTCCCCCGACCACAACCGCCACCAGCACCGCCACATCGAAGAGGAGGAGCTGCCGCCTCTACGCCCGCCGGTTCAGCTCGGAGAGATCACCGAGGAGGAGCTCAAGGCCTACGACGGCTCCGATCCTGCCAAGCCCTTGCTCATGGCCATCAAGGCTCAGATCTATGATGTGTCTCAGAGCAGGTGTAACTAGCATACTACCCCTCAACTTGATTCTCTGTGTTATCTTTGTGCTCCATGCTTATTTTTGGGTTCTGGGTATTCTTTATTTTGTGTTGAATCTTTGTGTTAGCTTCCAAGTTGGGATTTTTTGAGGTTCCTGATTTTTGGGTATTTAGCATATGTTATCAGTTTCTCTTGTAAAATCTTTCCAGTTCCTTTTATGCTtgtgtttttgtgatttttctggTGCCCTTTTTTTGGAGATAGTGattcaatttgattttttttagatcagctttttccttttgttaactTTTGTGTGTCTCTTTACTCTTTAGTATGATTATTTTTGTTGCTCATGTGACTTGTGATGAGAAGAGGATATGCTTCTCATGTTCTTAAGTCTGTGGTTTGAGTAGAAAATGTGAAGGTGGGAATTGAATGGTTGAACACAGGATTCATATTAAGTTTGGTTGTGTTCAAGTGAAGCTCTCTTTCACTTTTCAATGCTCCATTGTCCCTTTTCTCAACCCCATCTACTTGGTTGTGTAGGTGGAAAGTAGACAATAGACACTGGAGAATGGAAATGTTTTTGAATTATAGTTGTGACAATGAGCTGAAACATGTtcatttagttttttttcttcttatgttTTTGTTGTGtcaatgattttcattttaattttgttaCCTTCTCACTCTTAGCCTGCTCAACCAAGTTGACCCTTAGTCAGTAGTTTTTCCTTAGCTGAAAGAATGTCACTGTTATTGTGCCTCTGCGTTTCTGTGCACTTCCCAACTATGTTAACTATAGTTTTGAACTTTTGATGCATCTCAAAATAGACAAAATATAGCACTCATATGAGCCTTATCATGAATGGGCTAAATTTTTGTGTTGGATGCTATTATGAAGATCTGAGTAATGTAATATcaatcattttcttcctttgtcgGAGCAGAATTACTCTCTAGAGCCTGTAAATGTTGGATTTGTGTGCATATTTAGTTTTACCTGGAAGTAATGTTTTGTGGTCATTTGTAAAGAAGTCGAGTTGACTTGGACTATCCCATCTATTATATAAAATCAAGTTGATCTATACGGTAGGATTTTCACACAATTTTTATGCAGTGTATATCATGATGTAAGTCTCTGGTGTAAGGATTAGGTGGATATTCTGGTCTATGGTTTGTCTAAATACAAATTCATATCTCCTGTTTTCTGTTTCTAGACAcagtcaattttaattttagtctGGTCATTGCAATCTAACTGCTTATATTTTCCTCTGAAATCAACATTTTTTAGACCCCTTTATTACCCAATGAGCAGAATCTTTTGTCCCTTTGGTGTTTTTTTCAGTTTTGATTAGGATCAGTTAGTAAGTTAACACTTGTTAGTTGTTGAAGTTTAGTTAGGAAGGTTAGTAAAGTTAGTGGCTGTACATATACTTTAAACTCGAGTGATTAATgtgaaattcaatttttatctTTCAATAGTTCATAACATTTTTTGTTGTAATGTCTGCTTGGTATGTTCCAATCCATGTTTTTACTTGAGAACACAGTTGTTCTCTCGGTTATGCAAGCATGTTGTTATttgtttgttgatttttttattaacgTCTTACTTTTCTCACATGTAAATTTGTCTTCCAGGATGTTTTATGGACCCGGTGGACCTTATGCTTTATTTGCTGGCAAGGATGCTAGCAGAGCTTTAGCAAAGATGTCTTTTGAAGAGAAAGATCTCACTGGGGATATTTCTGGTCTTGGCCCATTTGAGCTCGAGGCCTTACAGGACTGGGAATACAAATTTTCAGAGAAGTATGTAAAAGTTGGAACTGTCAAATCAAATGTTCCGGTGTCTGAAACAGAATCAACTGGCGAACCATCAGAGTCTACTCCCCGTGATGTTGATGCTGCTAAGCCTGCTGAAAATGGCCCATCAGAAACTGCTGCCGTTAAAAGCGATGAAAATGTTGATGTCAATAAAGATTAATTTGTTGGCTGTCTCATAAATACTGTTGgggaaaaaatgaagaagattaaTAGCTGCTGAAAACACTAAGCCAATGTCAGGGCAGGTTTCTTACTTTGTAGTGTGATTTTCATTTATCTAGGTTTCACTTTTCTACCTATGTTTTGAGTACACTATAGAATGATTGTCCTTTTTTTCCTTGCCGTGTTCGTAATACGGTGGTGGTCCCTCTCAATAAATGACTTTTCTGGGATTCGATTTTGTGACTCCACTCTTAAGGGGATTTAGCTTGCCTAGTACTGAATCAACACCCGGTTGGTAAAACAATTgtcttttaattaatataataaaaataaatgcaaCAAACAAGTTAAAATTTGAAAGTTTCTTAACATTTGTATCACTTTGGAGTAATTTGCTCCCTAGATCTTGATCTCTTTGAAGCATTAGACTTCACCACACACTGGCATTGCTAGACACACTACAATAGTGAGTGGTTGAGCTTCATGTTGATGGCAATCGGCTCTCAAACTGCAATTGCTGAGCTTGTAGAGGTAGAGATGAGTCTTCTCAATGTTTAGGAATTAGGGCATAGCGAAGTTACTTGTGTGTCAGATTGTAGGGATGTTGTGGATCCACTTAGAAACAATGTTGATGTCTGTAATCTCTTGTAGAGGAATGATATTGTGAGGGCCAGGGATCTGGTGAGTTGGGATTAAAGTGTAAGTTTTTTACATGTTTTCCATGAGCAGAATAGTGTAATTAATTTAACTCGTCAAGCATCATGGAAGGAGTCTCCTATGCTCATTTCAAACTTTTCCCCTTCTTTTGTTATTTGTAGTTTTTGTTTAGACTTTCTTACATGATTGTTTTGTTTGTCTTTCAGTTTTCAAAGTGTaacaaaaaattacaatttaGATTTGTGGTTATTGGGAGTCACAGATAGTAATTTTATTAAAGTTTGTCATATAGTGTGAAACATCAACCTTCATTTTAAACgtcatttaattaaattttaaaatttaaattttggaCATGGGCTTTTGGCCCAAACTAGCTACTAAACCCTAATTTAATTTTCCTTTAAATTGACACAATGACACTGCAGCAACGCAGCCGAGTCTCTCACACCATCACATATGTGTgtctttcttcctctttttttcCTTCATTCTGATTTTGTCTCTTCCATGCTTTACTCCTCTTTTCTTGTTGTGtcctttcatttttttcaagGTCGACCCACAAAGGTGTGATGTTGTCGATGATCGGGGAAGATAATTGGTGTTGATGTTTTTGAATTGGCCAAATTTTCCCTCTAGGAATTTGATCCCTAGATCTTATCCTTCCCAACCGACATGGTCGATCTGGAAGACATAATGATGTTGCGGCCAAAACAACTATCGACAATGTTCAAGTATTTCCCTAACCAATTGTAATTGAATTGGCCAATTTGACCTATTTCAACCCGATTATTTGATATGCTATGGGCGACTTGCATATCGATCTCTCTGGTATAACAGATCATCCATGTATTTGATTTTCGGCTAAAAAAGTCAAATTGGAATTTTCATAACAATGATTTGATTGTCTTCTTCATTTTATGACATCTTCATGACTTTACAAGTTTTGcaaatttactttattttttaaactataagttttttaaatttaagCATTTCTTTCCCTTATGTTCATTCATCATTTTGTATCTTCACTCACCACTTTGAGATTGCAACAATGAATGGTAGCGCCATTGAAATCATCAAAGGAAATAGAtctatttattattttcattgaataattttttaactAGTTCTGTGATGTGAAGTGGTTTTGTctcaataataatttttttatttaatatagtGAGGTTGTATTAAAATACATCTCTATGTCTCTATCATATTAATTTGTATCACCAATGAAGTTTTAAATttacaataaataaatatatgagtGTGTTTAAAGGTAATAGTCAATTGAGCACATTATTGAGAAAGGTAGTACGTTGATACAGGGAGCGTCTTCGGCATGAGACTTCTTGTtgtcaaagtattttttttatatttgttaGTTTTgtgatatttgattttttttcccatTATTTTGTTGGATATTTCTCTGTGTTCTCTAATTTTGACAGGTTTGTATGGTTGTTTGAAGCTATTATGTTGTTGTTTATGTAACTTGTTTTCCAGCCTACCCTTATCTCTCTCGTCGCCACTGTTGCTGATGCTACAACAGTGGTTTCCTCCGCTGTTATTGATGCTAATGCATAGGTTATCTTCCCAGTTGGTTGCCCTCCGGTGGTGTTCTTTGATGTCTTCGCTTCAGCTTTAGCTCCTGCTCTTGTTGTGAGGTAAAGCAGAGCACAAAGCGACTCTGACTCTTCCTCTATTGTGGACAACGAGCGGGTCCTAGATCCAAATCTGGTGGATATTGACCTTAAGGCCCCACCTCTGCCAGAGATTACCTAATCTCGAACTTAATAGATTCTCTATTTAAAGTAGAGATCAGagaatgatggtgatgatgataagATAGCTCGATTGCATAACTCCCAACCAACAAGCCCAGATCAAGCAATCGAGCTATCCTATCATCATCTCCATCGTTCTCCGATCTCTGCTTTAAATAGAGAATCATTAAGGTGGAGATTAGGTAATCTCTAGCAGAGGTAGGGCATTAAGGTCAAGTTCTACCATATTCAAATCCAGGATCCGCTCATTGTCCACAATAGAGGATGAATCAGAGTTGCTTTGTATTCCACCTTACTTCACGGTGGTAGCAGGAGCTGGAGCAAGAGCTAAGGCATCATGGAACACCACCGGAGGGTGACTAGCTAGGAAGATAAGGTTGCAGCGGTTAGAAACCGCCACTAATGTTTTGGGTGGAAGGGTGTACCACAAAATTGTATGTCTGCCTCTAGTTCTCTCACTCTTCCTCTAAAAAACCTACCACTCTACCTTCTAATATTTTTGAATCCCTAACATTCCAAATCCCTATTGTGAAGGAACATGctccttccaaagttcctt is a window of Lotus japonicus ecotype B-129 chromosome 5, LjGifu_v1.2 DNA encoding:
- the LOC130721569 gene encoding membrane steroid-binding protein 1-like — translated: MAVQQWETLKEAIVAYTGLSPATFFTALALVFAIYYVVSGLFGSSPDHNRHQHRHIEEEELPPLRPPVQLGEITEEELKAYDGSDPAKPLLMAIKAQIYDVSQSRMFYGPGGPYALFAGKDASRALAKMSFEEKDLTGDISGLGPFELEALQDWEYKFSEKYVKVGTVKSNVPVSETESTGEPSESTPRDVDAAKPAENGPSETAAVKSDENVDVNKD